In Moorena sp. SIOASIH, the following proteins share a genomic window:
- a CDS encoding cupin domain-containing protein, with amino-acid sequence MQIHADLSQRVVVYSEELPWLDSPMAGVQRRMLERDGDEVARATSLVRYETGSSFSAHTHGGGEEFLVLEGIFSDEKGDYPPGTYVRNPVGSSHTPKSESGCTILVKLWQMSPEDQERVVIDTSNNSWVPGLVKGLQVMPLHTHSTENVALVKWEPGTVFKHHSHFGGEEIYVIDGVFEDEHGTYPKGTWIRNHHGSTHTPFSQEGCLIYVKTGHLN; translated from the coding sequence ATGCAGATTCATGCAGATTTAAGTCAGCGAGTCGTTGTCTATAGCGAAGAGCTACCTTGGCTTGATTCTCCTATGGCCGGTGTACAGCGTCGGATGTTGGAAAGGGATGGAGACGAAGTAGCCAGAGCAACGTCTCTAGTTCGCTATGAAACTGGTAGTTCCTTTTCTGCTCATACTCATGGTGGTGGTGAAGAATTTCTGGTTTTAGAGGGCATATTTTCTGATGAAAAAGGAGATTATCCCCCTGGTACTTATGTCCGCAATCCCGTAGGTTCAAGCCATACTCCTAAGAGTGAATCAGGTTGTACGATTCTGGTGAAACTATGGCAAATGTCTCCTGAGGATCAAGAGCGAGTAGTAATCGATACAAGTAACAACTCTTGGGTTCCAGGTTTAGTTAAAGGATTACAGGTAATGCCCTTACATACTCATAGTACAGAGAATGTTGCTCTAGTGAAATGGGAACCTGGAACTGTTTTTAAACACCATAGTCATTTTGGTGGAGAAGAAATTTATGTAATTGACGGGGTATTTGAAGATGAGCATGGAACTTATCCAAAAGGAACTTGGATACGTAATCATCATGGCAGTACTCATACTCCATTTAGTCAAGAAGGCTGTTTAATTTACGTTAAAACAGGACATCTTAATTAA
- a CDS encoding NAD(P)/FAD-dependent oxidoreductase, which translates to MKLKKQNLQESTDKIYDTIIVGGGAGGLSAGIYLQRYLLNTLIIDKGKARSFWMQELHNYLGLPPDTPGRSVLRQGKEHYLSIGGDLLDAFVEELIDEGETFAVRVKVGRNNSEYYTFRAKYLIAASGIIDYLPALENMRNVYDYAGYNLHVCLICDGYEMADKKVGVFASTAGNAEVVFPLGWFTYEITLFTQGLFEVNDELRQKIEQQGYQIIETPVEQFLGEDHQMTGVELTDGRVIELEAGLISMGSKYHAQYLDTFDLEKKGGNLVTDKMARTSHPRIFAIGDLKVGLNQVVIAAADGALAATQIWRDIRRSQPPKAANTDKVLR; encoded by the coding sequence ATGAAACTCAAAAAACAAAATCTTCAAGAATCCACTGACAAAATTTACGACACCATTATTGTGGGAGGTGGCGCAGGAGGTCTCTCTGCTGGAATCTATCTCCAGCGTTACTTACTCAATACTTTGATTATCGATAAAGGCAAAGCCCGCTCTTTTTGGATGCAGGAACTCCACAATTATCTGGGTTTACCTCCCGATACCCCTGGTCGTTCTGTTCTCAGACAAGGTAAAGAGCATTATTTGTCTATCGGTGGCGATTTACTAGATGCTTTTGTCGAAGAATTAATTGATGAGGGTGAGACCTTTGCTGTGCGAGTAAAAGTTGGTCGAAACAACAGTGAATACTATACCTTTCGGGCTAAATACCTGATTGCTGCTAGTGGCATTATTGACTATCTGCCAGCCTTGGAAAATATGCGAAATGTCTATGACTACGCAGGTTATAACCTCCATGTCTGTCTGATTTGTGATGGATATGAAATGGCTGATAAAAAGGTGGGGGTATTTGCTAGCACGGCAGGTAATGCGGAAGTAGTTTTTCCTCTGGGTTGGTTTACTTATGAAATTACTTTATTTACCCAAGGATTGTTCGAGGTAAATGATGAATTGCGACAAAAAATAGAACAACAGGGTTATCAAATCATAGAAACCCCTGTTGAGCAATTTTTAGGGGAAGACCATCAGATGACTGGAGTGGAATTAACCGATGGTCGAGTAATTGAGTTAGAAGCTGGCTTGATTTCCATGGGTTCCAAATACCATGCCCAATATCTAGATACATTTGATTTGGAGAAGAAGGGAGGCAATCTGGTTACAGATAAAATGGCCCGCACTTCCCATCCTCGTATCTTTGCCATTGGTGATTTAAAGGTAGGACTGAATCAGGTTGTCATTGCTGCTGCTGATGGAGCCTTAGCAGCTACTCAAATT